A DNA window from Shumkonia mesophila contains the following coding sequences:
- a CDS encoding ABC transporter substrate-binding protein: MMRPCRIVPLVLAVMLSWAPLASSQAAPGPAPATVVGEFHDQLLAAMKRAGTENAKQRFDTLSPAVDKAFDLERMIRVAGGSQWESAEPAQRATLLAAFRRLSIATYASQFDGYSGERFETVNDRPGPQDTVLVQTRIVGAGDTDAGLTYVMKETKSRWLIADILLDNSVSQLAVRRSEYRRILADSGIDGLVATLNRKTDELLAK, translated from the coding sequence GTTGGCGTCGTCCCAGGCTGCGCCGGGGCCGGCGCCGGCAACTGTCGTCGGCGAGTTCCACGACCAGCTTTTGGCCGCCATGAAGCGGGCCGGGACGGAGAATGCCAAGCAGCGTTTCGACACCCTGTCGCCGGCCGTCGACAAGGCCTTCGACCTCGAGCGGATGATCCGCGTGGCCGGCGGCTCGCAGTGGGAGTCGGCCGAGCCGGCGCAGCGGGCGACGTTGCTTGCGGCTTTTCGCCGCCTCAGCATCGCCACCTACGCCTCGCAATTCGACGGCTATTCCGGCGAACGATTCGAGACGGTGAATGATCGGCCCGGACCGCAGGATACCGTCCTTGTGCAAACCCGCATCGTCGGCGCCGGGGACACGGACGCCGGGTTGACCTACGTGATGAAGGAAACCAAGTCGCGCTGGCTGATCGCCGACATCCTGCTCGACAACAGCGTCAGCCAGTTGGCCGTGCGCCGATCCGAATACCGGCGAATTCTCGCGGATTCCGGAATCGACGGCCTGGTCGCGACCCTGAACAGGAAGACGGACGAACTCCTGGCGAAGTAG
- the ispH gene encoding 4-hydroxy-3-methylbut-2-enyl diphosphate reductase: MVTNGNERVLRVLLAQPRGFCAGVERAIEIVQRALDLFGPPVYVRHEIVHNKHVVESLRAKGAVFVENLSDIPEGAVTIFSAHGVPEAVQVEAERRNLPTIDATCPLVSKVHKEGQNQAQRGREVILIGHDGHPEVEGTRGRIPGGVHLVSSPDDVATIQVRNPEQVAYVTQTTLSVDETRDIIAALKRRFPKIVGPDVKDICYATQNRQSAVRKLVGVADILLVVGSRNSSNSNRLREIGTEMNIPSYLIDDANALDPRWLDGVSTVGITAGASAPEELVLELIHRLGDFGKVEVSEIGGIEENMHFKLPSNLNEMAAHLKAQERSEA; this comes from the coding sequence ATCGTGACAAACGGGAACGAGAGAGTTCTGCGGGTACTGTTGGCCCAGCCGCGCGGATTCTGCGCCGGTGTCGAACGCGCCATCGAGATCGTTCAGCGCGCGCTCGACCTGTTCGGCCCGCCCGTCTACGTGCGCCATGAAATCGTCCACAACAAGCACGTCGTGGAGTCGCTGCGCGCCAAGGGCGCGGTGTTCGTCGAGAACCTGAGTGACATTCCGGAGGGCGCGGTAACGATCTTCAGCGCGCACGGCGTACCGGAAGCCGTGCAGGTGGAGGCCGAGCGGCGCAACCTGCCGACCATCGACGCCACCTGCCCTCTCGTCTCGAAGGTCCATAAGGAAGGGCAGAATCAAGCCCAACGGGGCCGCGAGGTGATCCTCATCGGCCACGACGGCCATCCGGAGGTCGAGGGAACGCGCGGACGCATCCCCGGCGGCGTCCATCTGGTCAGTTCCCCAGACGACGTCGCCACCATCCAGGTCAGGAATCCCGAGCAGGTCGCCTACGTCACGCAGACCACGCTTTCGGTCGACGAAACCCGCGACATCATCGCGGCGCTGAAGCGTCGTTTCCCAAAAATCGTCGGACCCGACGTCAAGGACATCTGTTACGCCACCCAGAACCGCCAGTCGGCGGTCCGCAAGCTGGTGGGGGTGGCCGATATTCTTCTGGTCGTCGGTTCCCGCAACAGTTCCAACTCGAACCGGCTGCGGGAAATCGGGACCGAAATGAACATCCCCAGTTATCTGATCGACGACGCCAATGCGCTCGATCCGCGCTGGCTCGACGGCGTCTCCACGGTGGGGATCACGGCGGGGGCGTCGGCCCCCGAGGAACTGGTTCTCGAACTCATCCACCGGCTGGGGGATTTCGGGAAGGTCGAGGTGTCGGAGATTGGCGGCATCGAAGAAAACATGCACTTCAAGCTACCCAGCAATCTCAACGAGATGGCTGCCCACCTGAAGGCGCAAGAACGCTCGGAGGCCTGA
- a CDS encoding phosphorylase family protein: protein MSQLGIVTGLVSETDCLRDIGRAGLVAIRCAGADARRAHALARELAEGGCVALASFGLAGGLHPALRSGDVILADRVAGGDAAFPADAAWHARASAILHGETRLTVGLLAGAEVAVETPEEKRRLHEKTGAIAVDMESAAVAIAARRFDLPFLAIRVIADTANHRVPAWLAGVIDGEGGVKVGTFCAGLLKRPSDLPAIVRLASVNRRALASLRRVAALLGPGLGFL, encoded by the coding sequence GTGAGCCAACTCGGTATCGTCACCGGTCTTGTCAGCGAAACCGATTGCCTGAGAGACATTGGGCGGGCGGGGCTTGTGGCCATCCGTTGCGCCGGTGCCGACGCCCGGCGGGCCCATGCCTTGGCCCGCGAACTGGCGGAGGGGGGCTGCGTGGCGCTGGCCAGTTTCGGCTTGGCCGGCGGGCTGCACCCGGCATTGCGTTCGGGGGACGTGATCCTCGCCGACCGCGTCGCCGGCGGGGATGCCGCATTTCCGGCGGATGCCGCGTGGCACGCCCGCGCATCCGCCATCCTGCACGGGGAAACGCGTCTGACGGTCGGCCTGTTGGCCGGGGCGGAGGTGGCGGTCGAAACGCCCGAGGAAAAGCGCCGCCTGCATGAGAAGACGGGAGCCATCGCCGTCGACATGGAAAGCGCGGCGGTCGCCATCGCGGCGCGCCGGTTCGATCTGCCGTTTTTGGCCATCCGCGTCATCGCCGATACGGCAAACCACCGCGTTCCCGCCTGGCTGGCGGGGGTGATCGACGGGGAGGGGGGCGTCAAGGTAGGGACGTTCTGCGCCGGCCTGTTGAAACGGCCAAGCGATTTGCCCGCCATCGTCCGACTGGCGAGTGTCAATCGCCGGGCGCTGGCTTCCTTACGCCGCGTCGCTGCGCTTTTGGGGCCCGGCCTCGGCTTCCTTTAG
- a CDS encoding phosphocholine cytidylyltransferase family protein, with amino-acid sequence MKAVMLAAGLGTRLYGNGEDQPPKVLLRFEDKTLLERHVEILRALGIEELVMVLGYRHDEIEAELKAIGAGDFVRTRFNPDFHDGPVVSLWTARDVLKSGSDVLFMDADVLYPPLLLERLIAAADPTCLLFDRGIDAGEDPVRICIKDGRIVDFGKMIEGDFDAIGEWPGFMKMSPPIAGRIADATARYVQAGKVKLAYEPAMRDVMMDSPPGTFGFEDITGVPWIEIDFPADLIRAQRIIYPQVAATTTDGDGNAAARRR; translated from the coding sequence ATGAAAGCGGTGATGCTGGCGGCCGGGCTGGGCACCCGGTTGTACGGAAACGGGGAAGACCAGCCGCCCAAGGTCCTGCTCCGCTTTGAGGACAAGACGCTTCTGGAGCGCCATGTCGAAATCCTTCGCGCGTTGGGGATCGAGGAACTTGTCATGGTGCTCGGCTACCGCCACGACGAGATCGAGGCGGAACTCAAGGCCATCGGCGCCGGAGATTTCGTTCGCACCCGCTTCAACCCGGATTTCCACGACGGCCCGGTGGTGTCGCTGTGGACGGCCCGCGACGTGCTGAAAAGCGGCAGCGACGTATTGTTCATGGACGCCGACGTGCTTTATCCGCCGCTGCTTCTCGAACGCCTGATCGCGGCCGCGGATCCGACCTGCCTGCTGTTCGATCGCGGCATCGACGCGGGCGAGGACCCCGTGCGGATCTGCATCAAGGACGGCCGGATCGTCGATTTCGGCAAGATGATCGAAGGCGACTTCGACGCCATCGGCGAATGGCCGGGCTTCATGAAGATGTCGCCGCCCATCGCCGGCCGGATCGCCGATGCGACGGCCCGGTACGTGCAAGCCGGCAAGGTCAAGCTTGCCTACGAGCCCGCCATGCGCGACGTCATGATGGACTCCCCCCCGGGGACCTTCGGGTTCGAGGACATTACCGGGGTGCCGTGGATCGAGATCGATTTTCCGGCCGATCTGATCCGGGCCCAGCGGATCATCTATCCGCAGGTGGCGGCCACCACGACCGACGGCGATGGCAACGCCGCGGCGCGTCGGCGCTAG
- the hpnA gene encoding hopanoid-associated sugar epimerase, which yields MKALVTGATGFVGSAVARALLGAGHAARVLVRASSDRRNLEGLAADVVVGDLTDTASLKVACAGCDALFHVAADYRLWTRDPQAMMTSNVGGTRNILRAAMDAGVSRIVYTSSVATLGVRADGQPADERTPATLDDMIGPYKRSKFLAEEAVREMVAGEGAPVVIVNPSAPIGPRDIKPTPTGRMIVEAAAGRMPAYVDTGLNVVHVDDVAAGHLAAFERGGIGERYILGGENLTLRQILVAVAAATGGRGPLFRVPHGVILPIAFLAEAWTRWTGGDEPFATVDGVRMARKKMFFTCDKAIRQLGYAPRPAVQALSDAIRWFRENGYLG from the coding sequence ATGAAAGCGCTCGTCACCGGGGCAACCGGGTTCGTCGGCTCAGCCGTGGCCCGGGCCCTGCTCGGGGCCGGGCACGCGGCGCGCGTGCTGGTGAGGGCGTCCAGCGACCGGCGCAACCTCGAAGGCCTGGCCGCCGACGTTGTGGTCGGCGATCTTACCGACACGGCCTCGCTGAAGGTCGCCTGCGCCGGCTGTGACGCGCTTTTCCACGTGGCGGCCGATTATCGCCTGTGGACCCGCGATCCGCAGGCGATGATGACGAGCAACGTCGGGGGCACCCGCAATATCCTGCGCGCGGCCATGGACGCCGGCGTTTCACGCATCGTCTATACCAGCAGCGTCGCCACCTTGGGCGTGCGGGCGGACGGCCAGCCCGCCGACGAGCGGACCCCCGCCACCCTTGACGACATGATCGGGCCCTACAAGCGGTCGAAATTCCTGGCCGAAGAGGCCGTTCGCGAGATGGTTGCCGGGGAGGGGGCGCCGGTGGTGATCGTCAATCCATCGGCGCCGATCGGGCCCCGCGACATCAAGCCGACGCCGACCGGGCGGATGATCGTCGAGGCGGCGGCGGGGCGCATGCCGGCCTATGTCGATACCGGTCTCAACGTCGTGCACGTCGACGATGTGGCCGCCGGACACTTGGCCGCCTTCGAGCGGGGCGGGATCGGGGAACGCTATATTCTCGGCGGCGAGAACCTGACCCTGCGCCAGATCCTGGTGGCGGTCGCGGCGGCGACGGGGGGAAGGGGACCGCTTTTCCGGGTGCCTCACGGCGTAATCCTTCCCATCGCCTTCCTGGCCGAGGCCTGGACCCGGTGGACCGGCGGCGACGAGCCGTTTGCCACCGTGGACGGCGTCCGCATGGCCCGCAAGAAGATGTTCTTCACCTGCGACAAGGCCATCCGGCAGTTGGGATACGCGCCGCGTCCGGCTGTCCAGGCGCTCTCCGACGCCATCCGGTGGTTTCGCGAAAACGGCTATCTCGGCTGA
- a CDS encoding MMPL family transporter, producing the protein MASTIAEFGRRFAALWVDGARRWALLVVLVSLAATVGATVFVARNVAINTDTEDMLSPDLPFQKYSREEDEAFPQLSDTIVVVIDGQTPDVADDAAVALAGRMRQRPEVFRSVYDPAADPFFRRNGLLYLSTDELYALSDRLAEAQPFLGALWRDPSLRGLFGMLGLAIDALLQSEDEAPPVEIGRVLTAMAETLEAQKQGRFSQLSWQQLMMDDGDDKGPYRRFVLVQPVLDFGSLQPATAAIDTVRRLAGELGLTPDRGVRVRLTGSAAMSEDELKSVEQGLGLAAVVSLFLVVGLLLWGFRSARLALATLLTLIMGLVWTAAFATLAIGRLNLISVAFAVLFIGLSVDFGIHFGLRYKEAVRAAAGSGPALREAATSVGGALTLCAAAAAIGFLSFLPTAYVGLAELGVIAGAGMFIALFSNLTVLPALLALMPVRPGGGDASRRGLADPVTGWLGAHPRAVLSGALLLAMLAALALPRARFDFDPLNLRDPETESVATYLDLIKDDADGPYSVTVLAKDVAEARALGEKLGRLEEVREARSIADYVPADQDAKLDIIQTMALFLAPALGPGNQEAPPSPTDNRKALTEVLGGLHRLAAEAAEADLKGDAGRLIQAIEALGGADATDAVIAGMQERLLSGLPVRLESLRQALMAGPVALDSLPADLREREIAADGRTRLEVYPRANLTKREALRRFVEAVRAVAPNATGGPIIILEAGDAVVAAFREAGLIAVCSIAILLFVLLRNVRDVLFVFTPLVLATLLTVAASVVLKLPFNFANVIVLPLLFGLGVANGIHMVLRGRHEAGRREVFATSTPRAVVFSALTTVGSFGSIALSSHPGTASMGVLLTVAISLTLICTLVLLPALMAVSGGTAGKAS; encoded by the coding sequence ATGGCTTCAACGATCGCTGAATTCGGTCGCCGCTTTGCCGCCCTTTGGGTCGACGGAGCGCGGCGGTGGGCGTTGCTGGTGGTTCTCGTCTCCCTGGCGGCCACGGTCGGCGCCACGGTCTTCGTGGCCCGTAATGTCGCGATCAATACCGATACCGAGGACATGCTGTCCCCGGACCTGCCGTTTCAGAAGTACTCGCGGGAAGAGGACGAGGCCTTTCCCCAACTCTCGGACACGATCGTGGTGGTGATCGACGGCCAGACTCCCGATGTGGCCGATGATGCCGCTGTCGCGCTCGCTGGCAGGATGCGGCAACGCCCGGAGGTCTTCCGCAGCGTCTACGACCCCGCGGCGGACCCCTTCTTTCGCCGGAACGGCCTGCTCTATCTCAGCACCGACGAACTTTACGCGCTGAGCGACCGCTTGGCCGAAGCACAGCCTTTTCTCGGCGCCTTGTGGCGCGATCCCAGCCTGCGCGGCCTGTTCGGCATGCTTGGGCTAGCCATTGACGCCCTGCTCCAAAGCGAGGACGAGGCGCCTCCCGTCGAGATCGGGCGGGTGCTGACCGCCATGGCCGAAACGCTGGAAGCCCAGAAGCAGGGGCGGTTCTCGCAGCTTTCCTGGCAACAGCTGATGATGGACGACGGTGACGACAAGGGGCCCTATCGGCGGTTCGTCCTCGTGCAGCCGGTCCTCGATTTCGGGTCGCTTCAACCGGCCACCGCCGCCATCGATACCGTGCGCCGACTGGCCGGCGAACTCGGCCTGACGCCGGATCGGGGCGTCCGGGTGCGCCTGACCGGCTCTGCGGCCATGTCCGAGGACGAACTGAAAAGCGTCGAGCAGGGCTTGGGACTTGCCGCCGTGGTGTCGCTGTTTCTGGTGGTTGGCCTGCTCCTATGGGGGTTCCGCTCGGCCCGGCTGGCCCTGGCGACGCTGCTCACTCTGATCATGGGGCTTGTGTGGACGGCGGCCTTCGCCACGCTGGCGATCGGCCGGCTGAACTTGATTTCGGTGGCGTTCGCCGTGTTGTTCATCGGCCTCAGCGTCGACTTCGGCATCCATTTCGGCCTTCGCTACAAGGAGGCCGTCCGCGCAGCGGCAGGATCGGGTCCGGCCTTGCGGGAGGCTGCGACGAGTGTCGGCGGCGCGCTTACATTGTGCGCTGCGGCCGCGGCGATCGGCTTCTTGTCCTTCCTTCCCACGGCCTATGTGGGCTTGGCCGAGCTTGGGGTCATCGCCGGTGCCGGCATGTTCATCGCACTGTTTTCAAACCTGACGGTTCTACCGGCGCTGTTGGCCCTGATGCCCGTTCGCCCCGGGGGGGGCGACGCCAGCCGTCGCGGTCTTGCCGATCCCGTCACCGGCTGGCTTGGCGCCCATCCCCGGGCGGTGCTGTCGGGGGCGTTGCTGCTGGCGATGCTGGCCGCCCTGGCGCTGCCCCGGGCCCGCTTCGATTTCGATCCGCTCAACCTCCGGGACCCCGAGACGGAATCGGTGGCTACCTATCTCGACCTCATCAAGGACGATGCCGATGGCCCCTATTCGGTAACCGTGCTGGCCAAGGATGTGGCCGAGGCCCGGGCGCTCGGCGAGAAGCTGGGCCGGCTTGAGGAGGTCCGGGAGGCCCGGTCGATCGCCGACTACGTTCCGGCCGATCAGGACGCCAAGCTCGACATCATCCAGACGATGGCCTTGTTCCTGGCCCCCGCCCTCGGCCCCGGCAACCAGGAAGCGCCGCCATCGCCGACGGACAACCGGAAGGCCCTGACCGAGGTCTTGGGCGGCCTCCATCGCCTTGCGGCGGAAGCGGCGGAGGCGGACCTCAAGGGGGACGCCGGCCGGCTGATCCAGGCCATCGAGGCCCTGGGCGGCGCCGACGCCACGGACGCCGTGATTGCCGGCATGCAGGAGCGTCTGCTGTCGGGTCTGCCGGTCCGCCTGGAGTCCCTGCGCCAGGCGCTGATGGCCGGGCCCGTTGCCCTCGACTCGCTGCCGGCCGATCTGCGCGAGCGCGAGATCGCCGCTGACGGACGCACCCGGCTCGAGGTCTATCCGCGGGCGAACCTCACCAAGCGCGAGGCGCTGCGTCGCTTCGTCGAGGCGGTGCGCGCGGTGGCCCCCAACGCCACGGGCGGGCCAATCATCATTCTCGAGGCCGGCGACGCGGTGGTCGCAGCGTTCCGCGAGGCGGGACTCATCGCCGTTTGCTCCATCGCGATCCTGCTTTTCGTGCTGCTGAGGAACGTGCGGGATGTGCTGTTCGTTTTCACCCCCCTCGTTCTGGCGACCCTTCTGACGGTGGCCGCATCGGTTGTACTGAAGCTGCCCTTCAATTTCGCCAACGTCATCGTGCTGCCGCTGCTGTTCGGGCTGGGCGTGGCCAACGGAATCCACATGGTGCTGCGCGGTCGCCACGAGGCCGGCCGCCGCGAGGTCTTCGCCACCAGCACCCCGCGGGCGGTGGTATTCAGCGCGCTGACGACGGTGGGTTCGTTCGGCAGCATCGCGCTTTCCAGCCACCCGGGAACGGCCAGCATGGGTGTGCTGCTGACCGTTGCTATTTCGTTGACCCTGATTTGCACGCTGGTCCTGTTGCCGGCCCTGATGGCGGTGTCGGGCGGGACGGCAGGGAAAGCTTCCTGA
- the shc gene encoding squalene--hopene cyclase produces the protein MTSTGNGASFDARVDALVEEMSGALTGFQANDGHWAFELEADATIPAEYILLNHFLDEIDDDTESKLANYLRAIQGKHGGWPLYHDGDFNISASVKAYFALKMCGDSSDAPHMKRAREAILAEGGAARANVLTRFTLALFGQVPWRATPVMWLEVLLLPRWFIFHMDKVSYWSRTVMVPLMVLEALKPQAKNPRGVSIAELFVTPPDQEKRYLSNPTGHWLGEIMLAFDGVGRFLQPLSPKALQRKAIRKAMAFVQERLNGEDGLGGIFPAIANTLMAFDVLGYPKDHPDYVAARRAVNGLLVFKNGMGYCQPCLSPVWDTGLAAHALLETGLQSDHPVIEKANQWLVDRQILDVEGDWITDRPHLRPGGWAFQYRNDYYPDVDDTAVVAMALHRADPDRYHMAIERAAEWVIGMQSRNGGWGAFNADNTYYFLQHIPFADHGALLDPPSADVSARCICLLAQMGYDRTHPAMERGLRYLKNEQEEDGSWFGRWGNNYVYGTWSALCAFNAAGEDPDMPHIRRAVDWLKARQRADGGWGEDCASYWQHRRDEVKVSTPSQTAWALLGLMAAGEVDSEAVRRGLEYLLEAPRVNGKWQEEYFNAVGFPRVFYLRYHGYSAYFPLWTLARYRHLRRANVRSTPYGL, from the coding sequence ATGACGTCTACCGGTAATGGGGCATCCTTCGACGCGCGAGTCGATGCCCTTGTCGAGGAAATGTCCGGAGCCCTGACGGGTTTTCAGGCCAACGACGGCCATTGGGCCTTCGAACTCGAGGCCGACGCGACCATTCCGGCGGAATACATCCTTCTCAACCATTTTCTCGACGAGATCGACGACGATACCGAATCGAAACTCGCCAACTATTTGCGGGCGATCCAGGGCAAGCATGGCGGCTGGCCCCTTTATCATGACGGCGATTTCAACATCAGCGCTTCGGTGAAGGCCTATTTCGCCCTCAAGATGTGTGGCGATTCGTCCGACGCGCCGCACATGAAGCGGGCCCGCGAAGCCATCCTGGCCGAAGGCGGCGCGGCACGCGCCAACGTGCTGACCCGCTTCACGCTGGCACTCTTCGGGCAGGTGCCGTGGCGGGCGACCCCGGTGATGTGGCTGGAAGTCCTGCTGCTGCCCCGCTGGTTTATTTTCCACATGGACAAGGTGTCCTACTGGTCGCGCACCGTCATGGTGCCGCTGATGGTCCTTGAGGCGCTCAAACCGCAGGCGAAAAACCCGCGCGGGGTTTCCATCGCCGAACTGTTCGTAACGCCGCCCGACCAGGAAAAGCGCTACCTGTCCAACCCCACCGGACATTGGCTCGGGGAGATCATGCTGGCTTTCGACGGCGTGGGGCGGTTCCTCCAGCCGTTATCTCCGAAAGCCCTCCAGCGCAAGGCCATCCGGAAGGCGATGGCATTCGTCCAGGAGCGCCTGAACGGCGAAGACGGGTTGGGCGGCATCTTTCCCGCCATCGCCAACACATTGATGGCGTTCGATGTGCTGGGGTACCCGAAGGATCATCCGGATTATGTCGCGGCGCGCAGGGCCGTCAACGGTCTGCTGGTCTTTAAGAATGGCATGGGCTATTGCCAACCCTGCCTGTCGCCCGTATGGGATACCGGGCTCGCGGCGCACGCGCTTCTGGAGACCGGACTGCAAAGCGATCATCCGGTGATCGAGAAGGCCAACCAATGGCTGGTGGACCGTCAGATTCTCGACGTCGAGGGCGACTGGATCACCGACAGGCCGCATCTGCGCCCAGGCGGCTGGGCCTTCCAGTATCGCAACGACTACTATCCCGACGTCGACGACACCGCGGTGGTCGCCATGGCGCTCCACCGGGCGGACCCGGACCGCTACCACATGGCGATCGAGCGCGCCGCCGAATGGGTGATCGGCATGCAAAGCCGCAACGGCGGCTGGGGCGCCTTCAATGCCGACAACACCTATTACTTCCTCCAGCACATCCCATTCGCCGACCATGGCGCTCTGCTGGATCCGCCGTCGGCCGACGTCAGCGCGCGCTGCATCTGCCTGCTGGCCCAGATGGGGTATGATCGCACCCATCCCGCCATGGAGCGGGGCCTCCGCTACCTCAAGAACGAGCAGGAGGAGGATGGGTCGTGGTTCGGCCGCTGGGGCAACAACTATGTCTACGGCACGTGGTCGGCGCTGTGCGCCTTCAACGCCGCCGGCGAGGACCCGGATATGCCCCACATCCGCCGCGCGGTCGACTGGCTGAAGGCCCGGCAGCGGGCCGACGGCGGATGGGGCGAGGATTGCGCCAGCTACTGGCAGCACCGCCGGGACGAGGTCAAGGTCAGTACGCCGTCCCAGACCGCGTGGGCGCTTCTCGGCCTCATGGCGGCCGGCGAGGTGGATAGCGAGGCGGTCCGCCGGGGGCTCGAGTATCTTCTGGAGGCGCCCCGCGTCAATGGGAAGTGGCAGGAAGAATACTTCAACGCGGTCGGCTTCCCGCGGGTGTTCTATCTGCGCTACCATGGCTACAGCGCGTATTTCCCACTGTGGACCCTGGCTAGGTATCGCCATCTGCGCCGGGCCAATGTGCGATCGACCCCGTATGGTTTGTAG
- the hpnH gene encoding adenosyl-hopene transferase HpnH, with the protein MPVPLIQQVRVGAYVLRQKLRGNARYPLVLMLEPLFRCNLACAGCGKIDYPDPILNRRMSVQDCLDAAEECGAPIVSIPGGEPLLHKEIVEIVNGLVARKKFVYLCTNALLMEKRLDRFTPSPYLTFSVHLDGDREHHDRAVSQEGVFDRAVSAIRAARQRGFRVTINCTLFDYADPKNVAEFLSFACDELDVEGVTVAPGYAYERAPVQEHFMTRTRTKDFFRALFRLGSGRKWRFNQSSLYLDFLAGNQQYRCTPWGNPTRNIFGWQRPCYLLSEGYAPTFKALMEETDWDSYGTGNYEKCANCMVHCGYEPTAVIDTVAHPLKALKIALRGVDTEKPMVADIPLENQRPAEFVFEALTAQLKEAEAGPQKRSDAA; encoded by the coding sequence GTGCCGGTTCCACTGATTCAGCAAGTTCGCGTCGGTGCCTACGTTCTGCGCCAGAAGCTGCGCGGCAACGCGCGCTATCCGCTGGTTCTCATGCTGGAACCGCTGTTCCGCTGCAACCTGGCGTGCGCCGGGTGCGGCAAGATCGATTATCCCGATCCCATCCTGAACCGGCGCATGAGCGTTCAGGACTGTCTCGATGCGGCCGAGGAATGCGGCGCGCCCATCGTTTCGATCCCCGGCGGCGAGCCCCTTTTGCACAAGGAAATCGTCGAGATCGTCAACGGCCTCGTCGCCCGCAAGAAGTTCGTCTACCTCTGCACCAACGCGCTTCTCATGGAAAAGCGCCTGGACCGTTTCACGCCCAGTCCGTACCTGACGTTTTCGGTGCATCTCGACGGCGACCGTGAGCACCACGACCGCGCCGTCTCGCAGGAAGGGGTGTTCGACAGGGCGGTTTCGGCCATTCGGGCGGCGCGCCAGCGCGGCTTCCGCGTCACCATCAACTGCACGCTTTTCGACTATGCCGATCCCAAGAACGTCGCCGAATTCCTGTCGTTCGCCTGTGACGAACTGGACGTCGAGGGCGTCACGGTGGCACCCGGCTATGCCTACGAGCGGGCGCCGGTTCAGGAGCATTTCATGACGCGGACGCGCACCAAGGACTTCTTCCGCGCGCTGTTCCGTCTCGGTTCCGGACGCAAATGGCGGTTCAACCAGTCCTCCCTCTATCTGGATTTCCTGGCCGGAAATCAGCAGTACCGGTGCACGCCGTGGGGGAACCCGACCCGCAACATCTTCGGCTGGCAACGCCCGTGCTACCTGCTCAGCGAGGGGTATGCCCCCACCTTCAAGGCGCTGATGGAGGAAACCGACTGGGACAGCTACGGCACCGGCAACTACGAGAAATGTGCCAACTGCATGGTGCATTGCGGCTACGAGCCGACGGCGGTCATCGACACCGTCGCCCATCCGTTAAAGGCATTGAAGATAGCCCTTCGCGGGGTCGACACCGAGAAACCGATGGTTGCCGACATCCCGCTCGAAAACCAACGGCCGGCCGAATTTGTTTTCGAAGCCCTGACGGCGCAGCTAAAGGAAGCCGAGGCCGGGCCCCAAAAGCGCAGCGACGCGGCGTAA